Proteins from a genomic interval of Diaphorobacter sp. HDW4A:
- a CDS encoding Lrp/AsnC family transcriptional regulator: MNSQLDSFDIAILAVLQEDNLTAQREIAERVHLSPAAVQRRIQRLRESGVIAANTAVLDPDALGRPLTIFIEVELVNELDALTAGFRSRVEVEGAVQQCYSVTGHTDYLLIVTAVDMQEYQTLTQRLFGSDQNIKRFTTSIALASLKRSLHMPLPSGERGV, encoded by the coding sequence ATGAATTCTCAGCTTGACAGTTTTGATATCGCCATACTGGCGGTTCTGCAGGAGGACAATCTCACGGCGCAGCGCGAGATCGCCGAGCGCGTGCATCTGTCGCCAGCAGCCGTTCAGCGGCGCATTCAGCGGTTGCGCGAAAGTGGCGTGATTGCGGCCAACACGGCGGTGCTGGATCCGGATGCGCTCGGGCGGCCGCTGACGATTTTCATCGAGGTGGAGTTGGTGAACGAGCTGGATGCACTCACCGCAGGCTTTCGCTCCCGCGTGGAGGTGGAAGGTGCCGTGCAGCAGTGCTACAGCGTGACCGGGCATACGGACTATCTGTTGATCGTAACGGCGGTGGACATGCAGGAGTATCAGACGCTCACTCAGAGGCTCTTTGGCAGCGATCAGAACATCAAGCGGTTCACGACGTCGATTGCGCTCGCTTCGTTGAAGCGGAGCTTGCACATGCCATTGCCCTCGGGTGAGCGCGGAGTGTAG
- a CDS encoding DMT family transporter — MHPSLWQRLLPSLAVLGSVVSLCVGTSFAKHLFPVIGAQGTTALRVGFSALILIAIWRPWRFAPTKANLQQIFIFGTVLGLMNLLFYMAIKRLPFGVTVAIEFIGPLTVAVWTSRRLLDLVWLALAAIGLFMLLILPLFGVQVGTLDPIGLLYAIVAAVCWGGYIVLGKRTGQMHGGMVVSLALLSAAIIVVPFGIAEAGMKLLTPSLLLYGLAVAAVSSAIPYSLEMFALKRMSHSGFSTMLATEPAVAALAGMLLLSEHLSVFQWTAIGIIMAAAMGSALTSQPHPSPEIKQLKPDTQANPA, encoded by the coding sequence ATGCACCCTTCTCTCTGGCAACGGCTGTTGCCTTCACTCGCCGTACTCGGCTCCGTTGTTTCGCTGTGCGTCGGCACCAGCTTTGCCAAGCACCTGTTTCCCGTGATTGGCGCGCAGGGCACGACGGCGCTGCGCGTAGGCTTTTCCGCCCTCATCCTGATCGCCATCTGGCGCCCCTGGCGCTTTGCCCCCACCAAGGCCAACCTCCAGCAGATCTTCATCTTCGGTACCGTGCTGGGGCTCATGAACCTGCTGTTCTATATGGCCATCAAACGCCTGCCCTTCGGCGTGACCGTCGCCATCGAATTCATCGGTCCGCTGACAGTAGCCGTCTGGACCTCGCGCCGCCTGCTCGACCTGGTGTGGCTCGCCCTCGCCGCCATCGGCCTCTTCATGCTGCTGATCCTGCCGCTCTTCGGCGTACAAGTAGGCACGCTCGACCCCATCGGCCTGCTCTACGCCATCGTCGCCGCAGTCTGCTGGGGAGGCTACATCGTGCTCGGCAAGCGCACAGGCCAGATGCATGGGGGCATGGTCGTATCCCTCGCCCTGCTCTCGGCCGCCATCATCGTCGTCCCCTTCGGCATCGCCGAAGCCGGAATGAAACTGCTCACCCCGTCATTGCTGCTCTACGGCCTGGCCGTCGCGGCGGTATCCAGCGCGATTCCGTACTCCCTGGAAATGTTTGCATTGAAGCGCATGTCACACAGCGGCTTCTCCACCATGCTCGCCACAGAACCAGCGGTCGCGGCACTGGCCGGCATGCTGCTGCTCAGCGAACACCTCAGCGTCTTCCAATGGACAGCCATCGGCATCATCATGGCCGCAGCTATGGGCAGCGCGCTGACATCACAGCCTCACCCGAGCCCGGAAATCAAACAACTGAAACCCGACACTCAGGCCAATCCCGCCTGA
- a CDS encoding LysR substrate-binding domain-containing protein, translating to MNNFPDPHDLRVFATVVRKAGFSAAAEELGASPAYVSKRIRILEESLATKLLHRTTRRVAVTEEGERVFHWAQRVLDDMDQLMQEVAITRSEPRGTLRVSCSFGFGRLIVAPAFSKMAEKYPALQVRLELVDRLIDVAAEGFDLDVRVGDDIAPHLIARRLATNHRVLCAAPAYLARRPAPKQLSELAAHDCLVIKERDHPFGVWRLKSGTAEQSVKVTGPLSSNHGEVVVQWALDGRGIALRSMWDVGEHLRAGRLVQVLPEWRQEANVWAVYPTRLQVSAKVRVCVEYLMEYFQREVCLG from the coding sequence GTGAATAATTTTCCTGACCCCCATGATCTACGCGTCTTTGCCACCGTGGTGCGCAAGGCGGGCTTTTCTGCGGCTGCGGAGGAGTTGGGTGCATCGCCCGCCTATGTGAGCAAGCGCATCCGCATTCTTGAGGAATCGCTCGCGACCAAGTTGCTGCATCGCACGACGCGGCGGGTGGCGGTGACGGAGGAGGGTGAACGCGTCTTTCACTGGGCGCAGCGTGTGCTCGACGACATGGACCAGCTCATGCAGGAGGTGGCGATCACCCGCAGCGAGCCGCGCGGCACGCTGCGGGTGAGTTGCAGTTTTGGCTTCGGGCGGCTGATCGTGGCACCTGCGTTCTCGAAGATGGCCGAGAAATATCCGGCTCTGCAGGTGCGGCTGGAGTTGGTGGATCGGCTGATTGATGTGGCGGCCGAGGGTTTCGATCTCGATGTGCGCGTGGGCGACGATATCGCACCGCATCTGATCGCGCGGCGCTTGGCGACGAATCATCGCGTGCTGTGCGCGGCGCCCGCGTATCTGGCTCGGCGGCCCGCGCCGAAGCAGTTGAGCGAACTGGCCGCGCACGACTGCCTGGTGATCAAGGAGCGCGATCATCCGTTCGGCGTGTGGCGGCTCAAGTCGGGCACGGCGGAGCAGAGCGTGAAGGTCACGGGGCCGCTGTCATCCAACCATGGCGAGGTGGTGGTGCAGTGGGCGCTGGATGGACGCGGAATTGCGCTGCGGTCGATGTGGGATGTGGGGGAGCATTTGCGCGCCGGGCGGCTTGTGCAGGTGTTGCCTGAGTGGCGGCAGGAGGCGAATGTGTGGGCGGTTTATCCGACGCGCTTGCAGGTGTCGGCTAAGGTTCGGGTGTGTGTGGAGTACTTGATGGAGTACTTTCAGCGGGAGGTTTGTCTTGGCTGA
- a CDS encoding tartrate dehydrogenase, whose amino-acid sequence MSTTTPEQKTYRIAVLPGDGIGREVMPEGLRAVEAASKKFDLKLEFEHFDWAHCDYYSEHGKMMPDDWKAQLQGFDALFFGAVGWPATVPDHISLWGSLLKFRREFDQYINLRPVRLFEGVPCPLAGRKPGDIDYYVVRENTEGEYTSLGGIMYEGTDREIVIQESVYSRKGAERLLTYAFDLAQSRKKKHVTLATKSNGIAISMPWWDKRAEDVHQSYPEITLDKQHIDILTARFVLQPDRFDVVAATNLFGDILSDLGPATTGTIGLAPSANLNPDRVFPSLFEPVHGSAPDIYGKNIANPIAMIWSGALMLDFLTNSEGAGRAAHDTILKAIEDVIKSGPLTPDLGGKANTTQLGEAIAARIAAL is encoded by the coding sequence ATGTCCACCACCACCCCCGAACAGAAAACGTACCGCATCGCCGTCCTGCCCGGTGACGGCATCGGCCGCGAAGTCATGCCGGAAGGCCTGCGCGCCGTTGAAGCCGCCTCGAAGAAGTTCGATCTGAAGCTCGAGTTCGAGCACTTCGACTGGGCGCACTGCGACTACTACTCCGAGCACGGCAAGATGATGCCCGACGACTGGAAGGCACAGCTTCAGGGCTTTGACGCGCTGTTCTTCGGCGCGGTCGGCTGGCCTGCCACCGTGCCCGACCACATCTCGCTGTGGGGCTCGCTGCTCAAGTTCCGCCGCGAATTCGATCAGTACATCAACCTGCGTCCCGTGCGCCTCTTCGAAGGCGTGCCCTGCCCGCTCGCGGGCCGCAAACCCGGTGACATCGACTATTACGTGGTGCGCGAAAACACCGAGGGCGAGTACACCTCGCTCGGCGGCATCATGTACGAAGGCACAGATCGCGAAATCGTCATCCAGGAATCGGTCTACTCGCGCAAGGGCGCCGAGCGCCTGCTGACATACGCCTTCGACCTCGCCCAAAGCCGCAAGAAGAAACACGTCACGCTCGCCACCAAGAGCAACGGCATCGCGATCAGCATGCCCTGGTGGGACAAGCGCGCCGAAGACGTGCACCAGAGCTACCCCGAGATCACCCTCGACAAGCAGCATATCGACATCCTCACAGCACGCTTCGTGCTGCAGCCCGACCGCTTCGACGTCGTGGCTGCCACCAACCTGTTCGGCGACATTCTCTCCGACCTCGGCCCCGCCACCACCGGCACGATCGGCCTGGCACCGTCGGCCAACCTGAACCCGGATCGCGTGTTCCCCTCTCTGTTCGAGCCGGTGCACGGCTCCGCGCCCGACATCTACGGCAAGAACATCGCCAACCCGATCGCGATGATCTGGTCCGGCGCGCTGATGCTGGACTTCCTCACCAACAGCGAAGGCGCAGGCCGCGCCGCGCACGACACCATCCTCAAGGCCATCGAAGACGTGATCAAGAGCGGCCCGCTCACCCCGGACCTCGGCGGCAAGGCGAACACGACGCAGCTTGGCGAGGCGATTGCCGCGCGCATTGCGGCGTTGTGA
- a CDS encoding ferritin-like domain-containing protein, translating into MSATNEPREPLNGAPTPPLVDLQTLGFDAGAHLLVKHALAGVAVGKCVNVQGCAPGWHAQLAAWCRVQGHELQTPEGWLQASQLQVRRGVVQVGRWHGAAQTGHSDAAVPGAVADRAEPAWGLAARGASVEQGAPAFYFRLSEKAEFWSDNAGDLYAQAVAAQWNADVDIDWDNAHEPPASIEDAIVQIMTYMVENENAALVVPARFLGELHPHYREMQAALAIQIADEARHIDVFTRRIRRHGREPALSTAGGQASLMSLLDEKDFSVAGFLLSVLGEGTFVNLLQFLQTDAPDPLTRQICRLAARDEARHVALGMSHLLHRLKLEPAFRHRLAQAVEARHDALAGTAGLNEEVLDSLILVAAGELTPDAIARGAARVQQLMQDMADGRFAKLVRLGFEKTHAQVLASLHTRNFM; encoded by the coding sequence ATGAGCGCAACGAATGAACCTCGAGAGCCTCTGAATGGCGCGCCAACACCTCCGTTGGTGGACCTGCAGACGCTGGGCTTCGACGCGGGCGCGCATCTGCTGGTCAAGCATGCACTGGCGGGTGTCGCAGTCGGCAAATGCGTGAACGTACAAGGCTGCGCTCCCGGTTGGCATGCGCAATTGGCAGCGTGGTGCAGAGTCCAAGGGCATGAGCTGCAGACGCCCGAGGGCTGGTTGCAGGCATCGCAATTGCAGGTGCGCAGGGGCGTTGTTCAGGTGGGCCGCTGGCACGGTGCGGCGCAGACCGGGCATAGCGATGCAGCCGTTCCGGGTGCGGTGGCCGACAGGGCCGAGCCCGCTTGGGGGCTGGCCGCGCGCGGGGCTTCGGTGGAGCAGGGTGCTCCAGCGTTTTATTTTCGTTTGAGCGAGAAGGCCGAATTCTGGAGCGACAACGCGGGCGATCTGTATGCGCAGGCCGTTGCGGCACAGTGGAATGCCGATGTCGATATCGACTGGGACAATGCGCACGAGCCGCCTGCGTCCATCGAAGACGCCATTGTGCAGATCATGACCTACATGGTCGAAAACGAAAACGCCGCGCTCGTCGTGCCCGCGCGTTTTCTGGGCGAGCTGCATCCGCATTACCGCGAGATGCAGGCCGCGCTCGCGATTCAGATAGCGGACGAGGCGCGGCACATCGACGTCTTCACCCGCCGCATCCGCCGTCACGGCCGCGAGCCCGCGCTGTCGACGGCGGGCGGGCAGGCATCGCTCATGAGCCTGCTCGACGAGAAGGATTTTTCGGTGGCGGGCTTTCTGCTTTCGGTGCTCGGCGAGGGCACGTTCGTGAATCTGCTGCAGTTTCTGCAGACCGATGCGCCCGATCCGCTGACCCGTCAAATCTGCCGCCTGGCTGCACGTGACGAAGCGCGGCATGTGGCGCTCGGTATGTCCCATCTGCTGCATCGCCTCAAGCTTGAACCCGCCTTTCGTCACCGTCTCGCGCAGGCGGTGGAGGCCCGCCACGACGCGCTCGCGGGCACGGCGGGTTTGAATGAGGAAGTGCTCGACTCGCTGATCCTCGTGGCCGCCGGGGAACTGACACCTGACGCCATCGCCCGTGGCGCCGCACGCGTGCAGCAGCTCATGCAGGACATGGCCGATGGGCGCTTTGCCAAGCTCGTGCGATTGGGTTTTGAGAAGACGCATGCACAGGTGCTGGCATCGCTGCATACGCGAAACTTCATGTAA
- a CDS encoding phosphate/phosphite/phosphonate ABC transporter substrate-binding protein — MTASYNVLKLGAVAYAPKVITIWEGFKAHFIERGMYFDYVLYSNYESLTEALMSGDVQLAWNSPLAFVRADLMARAAGQKVESIAMRDTDLDVQSLLVVSADSPVQALDDLRGRTVGFGAIDSPQATLIPLDHLRQAGMVAGKDYTARRFDVLGGKHGDHIGGERDAAKAMVAGEIHASWMVAKNFLAFAAEGTLPAGKTRVLATSGAFDHCNMTSGPSITQEDSDRFRDLLLGMSWDDPKVRPLLELEGLKVWHPGRATGYQLLERAVRDEQFYDGTGRITVQGYKY, encoded by the coding sequence ATGACCGCTTCCTACAACGTTCTCAAGCTCGGCGCCGTGGCCTATGCGCCCAAGGTGATCACGATCTGGGAGGGCTTCAAGGCGCACTTCATCGAGCGCGGCATGTATTTTGATTACGTGCTGTACTCCAACTACGAAAGCCTGACCGAGGCGCTGATGTCGGGCGACGTGCAGCTCGCGTGGAACTCGCCGCTGGCCTTTGTGCGGGCTGATCTCATGGCGAGGGCCGCTGGTCAGAAGGTCGAGTCGATTGCGATGCGCGACACCGATCTCGATGTGCAATCCCTGCTGGTCGTGTCCGCCGACAGTCCGGTGCAGGCACTGGACGATCTGCGCGGCAGGACCGTGGGCTTTGGTGCCATCGATTCGCCGCAGGCCACGCTGATTCCGCTGGATCATCTGCGACAGGCCGGCATGGTGGCGGGCAAGGACTACACCGCGCGCCGTTTCGACGTGCTCGGCGGCAAGCATGGCGATCACATTGGCGGCGAGCGCGATGCGGCCAAGGCCATGGTGGCGGGGGAGATCCATGCGTCGTGGATGGTCGCCAAGAACTTTCTTGCATTCGCTGCCGAGGGCACCTTGCCTGCAGGAAAGACGCGGGTGCTCGCGACCTCCGGTGCGTTCGATCACTGCAACATGACGTCGGGCCCGAGCATCACCCAGGAGGACTCGGACCGCTTTCGTGATCTGCTGCTGGGTATGTCGTGGGACGATCCCAAGGTGCGTCCGCTGCTTGAGCTCGAAGGCCTCAAGGTCTGGCATCCGGGCCGCGCAACGGGCTACCAACTGCTTGAGCGTGCGGTGCGGGACGAGCAGTTCTATGACGGCACTGGCCGCATCACGGTGCAGGGCTATAAGTACTGA
- a CDS encoding acyl-CoA dehydrogenase family protein has product MEVLSVLEPIARDVIAPAAAQTDNEALYPRKALDVLADAGLLGLISAKEVGGMGCGLREAVQVIERIAQDCPCTAMVLTMHYCGVALIEPFAAEGVRRAIAEGRHLTTLAVSESGSRSHIWAPTGTADAEGEDAVLLNAHKSMITSADEADSYVWISRASQGDGNTLWLVNSRLQGLSVPSVFDGMGLRGNASSPIAAKDVRVFKRDMLGADGQGEAVKGQYLMPYFPTLIATTSIGLMKGVLRRAVQHVAATRFAESGSSLADLPTIRAYLAKAQLQADQAQLLRDDAVNAVLLQRSDVRTRLLQCKAAAAEAALGVTDTAMRVCGGAAFRKDLGIERLFRDARAASVMAPTTDVIYDMLGKSMCEATA; this is encoded by the coding sequence ATGGAAGTTCTGTCCGTTCTTGAGCCCATCGCGCGCGATGTCATCGCGCCTGCGGCTGCGCAGACCGACAACGAGGCGCTCTACCCACGCAAAGCGCTCGATGTATTGGCCGATGCGGGTCTGCTGGGGCTCATCAGCGCGAAGGAGGTCGGTGGTATGGGCTGCGGCCTGCGCGAAGCCGTGCAGGTAATCGAGCGCATCGCGCAGGACTGCCCTTGCACGGCGATGGTGCTCACCATGCATTACTGCGGTGTTGCGCTGATCGAGCCGTTTGCGGCAGAAGGCGTTCGGCGTGCGATTGCCGAGGGACGGCACCTGACTACGCTCGCGGTGTCCGAATCCGGGTCGCGCAGCCATATCTGGGCACCTACCGGCACGGCGGATGCAGAGGGCGAGGATGCGGTGCTGCTCAACGCGCACAAGAGCATGATCACTTCGGCGGACGAGGCGGATTCGTATGTCTGGATCTCGCGGGCGAGTCAGGGCGATGGCAATACGCTGTGGTTGGTGAACAGTCGATTGCAGGGCCTCTCGGTGCCAAGCGTGTTCGATGGCATGGGCCTGCGCGGCAATGCTTCGTCGCCGATTGCGGCCAAGGATGTGCGGGTCTTCAAGCGCGACATGCTCGGTGCCGATGGGCAGGGCGAAGCGGTCAAGGGCCAGTACCTGATGCCGTATTTTCCGACGCTGATCGCAACCACCTCCATCGGTCTGATGAAGGGTGTGCTGCGCCGCGCCGTGCAGCATGTGGCTGCCACGCGATTCGCTGAAAGCGGCAGTTCGCTGGCCGATCTGCCGACGATTCGTGCCTATCTTGCCAAGGCGCAGCTTCAGGCCGATCAGGCACAACTGCTGCGCGACGACGCCGTGAACGCGGTGCTTTTGCAGCGCAGCGATGTGCGCACGCGGCTTCTGCAATGCAAGGCGGCTGCTGCGGAAGCGGCTCTTGGCGTGACCGATACGGCGATGCGCGTGTGCGGCGGCGCGGCCTTTCGCAAGGACCTGGGCATTGAGCGCCTGTTCCGCGATGCACGCGCGGCTTCGGTGATGGCGCCCACCACCGACGTCATCTACGACATGCTGGGCAAATCCATGTGCGAGGCGACCGCCTGA
- a CDS encoding NAD(P)/FAD-dependent oxidoreductase produces MQRRELLKVSASVGALGTLAALAGCASGSSTSGSAKGKVVVVGGGYGGATAAKYVRMLSGQKIDVVLVEPQEQFVSCPLSNLVLGGSKSIGDLSTSYSALESRHGVRRVKDWVKSIDAVKKTVQLAGGQTLPYDKLILSPGIDLMWSGVEGLEAANQSGQILQAWKAGPETVALRKQLEAMKDGGVYALTIPEAPYRCPPGPYERASQIAHYFKQHKPKSKVLILDANQDVTSKGPLFKKYWADNYKGIIEYRPEHKVVAVDATAGVVKFDVQNDVRADVLNVLPPMRAGAIAVQSGLATANARWCLVNYQTFESTIAKDVHIIGDSIQIAPAMPKSGHMANAHAKVAAAAVVAQLNGLEIAANPMLTNTCYSYVSDKQVIHVASVHLYDTAEKTYKTVPGSGGVSTAASDLEGVYAWNWAQNIWADSLM; encoded by the coding sequence ATGCAAAGACGTGAGCTTTTGAAGGTATCGGCGTCGGTCGGTGCACTGGGAACACTGGCCGCGCTGGCGGGATGCGCCAGCGGTTCTTCAACCTCCGGCTCGGCCAAGGGTAAAGTGGTAGTGGTCGGTGGCGGTTATGGCGGTGCGACGGCAGCCAAATACGTGCGCATGCTGTCGGGCCAGAAGATCGACGTGGTGCTGGTCGAGCCGCAGGAGCAGTTTGTCTCTTGCCCGCTGTCGAACCTGGTGCTTGGCGGCAGCAAATCGATTGGCGATCTCTCGACGAGTTACTCCGCGCTCGAGTCGCGCCACGGGGTACGCAGGGTGAAGGACTGGGTAAAGTCCATCGACGCCGTGAAGAAGACCGTGCAGTTGGCGGGTGGGCAGACGTTGCCCTACGACAAGTTGATCCTCTCGCCCGGCATCGACCTGATGTGGAGCGGTGTAGAAGGGCTGGAAGCGGCCAACCAAAGCGGCCAGATTCTGCAGGCCTGGAAGGCCGGGCCCGAGACCGTAGCGCTGCGCAAGCAGCTCGAAGCGATGAAGGATGGCGGCGTTTATGCGCTCACGATTCCTGAAGCTCCTTATCGATGCCCGCCAGGTCCTTATGAGCGTGCCAGCCAGATCGCACATTACTTCAAGCAGCACAAGCCAAAGTCGAAGGTATTGATTCTCGACGCAAATCAGGATGTCACGTCCAAGGGGCCGCTGTTCAAGAAATACTGGGCTGACAACTACAAGGGCATCATCGAATACCGCCCCGAGCACAAGGTCGTCGCCGTCGATGCCACGGCCGGTGTGGTGAAGTTCGATGTTCAGAACGACGTGCGCGCCGACGTGCTCAATGTGCTTCCTCCCATGCGTGCCGGGGCGATTGCGGTGCAATCGGGGCTGGCCACGGCGAATGCGCGCTGGTGTCTGGTGAACTACCAGACCTTCGAATCGACCATCGCCAAGGACGTGCACATCATTGGCGACTCGATCCAGATCGCTCCCGCCATGCCCAAGTCCGGCCACATGGCGAATGCCCATGCCAAGGTAGCCGCAGCGGCCGTGGTAGCGCAGCTCAACGGATTGGAAATTGCAGCCAACCCGATGCTGACCAACACCTGCTACAGCTACGTGAGCGACAAGCAGGTCATCCACGTCGCGTCCGTGCATCTTTACGACACGGCGGAGAAGACCTACAAGACCGTTCCCGGCTCGGGTGGTGTGTCGACGGCTGCGTCGGACCTTGAAGGCGTCTACGCATGGAACTGGGCGCAGAACATCTGGGCGGACAGCCTGATGTGA
- a CDS encoding c-type cytochrome, with protein MKLLRTSTVAAAAALMLTLLGAGSAMAQTSPATQDASRALHTRQMAANCAACHGTDGKAAAGSPLATLAGMPADKMLASLQDFKNGKREATVMHQLAKGLTDDQMKTLADYFAAQKP; from the coding sequence ATGAAACTGCTTAGAACTTCGACTGTTGCCGCGGCTGCAGCGCTCATGCTGACGCTGCTCGGCGCGGGCTCCGCCATGGCTCAGACCTCGCCTGCCACGCAGGACGCATCGCGCGCGCTGCACACGCGGCAAATGGCGGCCAACTGCGCGGCCTGCCATGGAACGGACGGCAAGGCCGCCGCCGGATCGCCGCTCGCGACGCTGGCCGGCATGCCTGCGGACAAGATGCTGGCGTCGCTTCAGGACTTCAAGAACGGCAAGCGCGAGGCGACTGTCATGCACCAGCTCGCCAAGGGGCTGACCGACGATCAGATGAAAACGCTCGCGGACTACTTCGCCGCGCAGAAGCCCTGA
- a CDS encoding AAA family ATPase has product MDTTSTTTTTSTAAAITIDHHTETNPAHTLLSNRVALRQQVLDITAKTLKTELFGLDTLIDRLIDSVRAWYLLPEVIDRPVIVCLWGLTGTGKTQLVRRLAQLLGFYDRFLEVQMDGFSNSTHGATRDSIASMLANSSVLEGAPGILLLDEFQRFRTRDRKGNDVAVKRYQDVWALLSDGRLSPPMDALDRIELEQAYHQYETMQAQVDKANDEADEDGDAADRPRKKPKQKSPFHLSAFDARDLQHALKLSEPITQIMRWTPEQVQERLEHFRNDPSRWGTDHSKLLILVTGNLDEMYQGVAKRVQDCDTDADVFHRFTERLSTIDVKEALAERFRPEQVARLGNQHLVFPSLNRHAYERLVADACSKQVEAVRGALDLNIALTPAVLSTLYQNAVFPVQGTRPVFSTVHAVLGPSLGSAAVWAMQQLALAGMANQRSQCALQLDMSGDGKQLVMRLQRDSGASVIAERCIALHLEIDKLRQRAQPDFRALLAVHEAGHGLVYALLNRCAPTDVRINVASFEGGYASYAPRVAESRRMARDEICVTLAGRAAELWVFGEDAVTTGAEEDLSSATRHAARYHRHWAMGDRLSRTDVTHDVEQHVNTDVERSNPAIEATLQAELARAQQLLEDARKPFERLVQALLDNGFVDAKQFAAVTGLDLPARNDALEPWSAAWQRFAANDRRAA; this is encoded by the coding sequence ATGGACACGACAAGCACAACGACAACAACAAGCACAGCGGCGGCAATCACCATCGACCACCACACGGAGACGAACCCCGCGCACACGCTGCTCAGCAACCGCGTGGCCCTGCGCCAGCAAGTGCTGGACATCACCGCAAAGACGCTCAAGACCGAGCTCTTCGGCCTCGACACGCTGATCGACCGGCTCATCGATTCGGTGCGCGCCTGGTATCTGCTGCCCGAGGTGATCGACCGTCCGGTCATCGTCTGCCTCTGGGGCCTGACCGGCACCGGCAAGACCCAGCTCGTGCGGCGTCTGGCACAGCTTCTGGGCTTTTATGATCGCTTTCTCGAAGTGCAGATGGACGGCTTCAGCAACAGCACGCATGGCGCGACGCGCGATTCGATTGCATCCATGCTGGCCAACTCATCGGTGCTCGAGGGCGCACCGGGCATTCTGCTGCTCGACGAATTCCAGCGCTTTCGCACGCGGGACCGCAAGGGCAACGATGTCGCCGTGAAGCGTTATCAGGATGTCTGGGCCCTGCTCTCGGACGGCCGCCTGTCGCCGCCAATGGACGCACTGGACCGCATCGAGCTCGAGCAGGCCTACCACCAGTACGAGACCATGCAGGCGCAGGTGGACAAGGCCAACGACGAGGCGGATGAAGACGGAGATGCTGCTGACCGGCCACGCAAGAAGCCAAAGCAGAAGTCGCCCTTCCACCTCTCGGCCTTCGACGCACGCGACTTGCAGCATGCGCTCAAGCTCAGCGAACCCATCACGCAAATCATGCGCTGGACGCCCGAGCAGGTGCAGGAGCGCCTCGAGCACTTCCGCAACGACCCGAGCCGCTGGGGCACGGACCACAGCAAGCTGCTGATCCTCGTGACCGGCAATCTTGATGAGATGTACCAGGGCGTGGCCAAGCGCGTGCAGGACTGCGACACCGATGCCGACGTGTTCCACCGCTTCACCGAGCGGCTCTCGACTATCGACGTGAAGGAGGCGCTCGCCGAGCGTTTCCGACCCGAACAGGTGGCGCGCCTGGGAAACCAGCATCTGGTGTTTCCGTCGCTCAACCGCCATGCCTACGAACGGCTGGTCGCCGACGCCTGCAGCAAGCAAGTCGAAGCGGTGCGCGGCGCGCTCGATCTGAACATCGCGCTCACGCCCGCCGTGCTCTCCACGCTCTATCAGAACGCGGTGTTTCCGGTGCAGGGCACACGGCCGGTGTTCTCCACCGTGCATGCGGTACTCGGCCCCAGTCTGGGCAGTGCGGCCGTGTGGGCGATGCAGCAGTTGGCGCTGGCGGGCATGGCGAACCAGCGTTCGCAATGCGCACTGCAGCTCGACATGAGCGGCGACGGCAAGCAACTGGTAATGCGTCTGCAAAGAGATAGTGGCGCGAGCGTGATCGCCGAGCGCTGCATCGCGTTGCATCTCGAGATCGACAAGCTGCGCCAGCGCGCACAACCCGATTTCCGGGCGCTGCTCGCGGTGCACGAGGCGGGGCATGGGCTGGTCTACGCGCTGCTCAACCGCTGCGCGCCCACCGATGTGCGCATCAACGTCGCATCGTTCGAGGGCGGCTACGCCAGCTATGCGCCACGCGTGGCCGAGTCGCGCCGCATGGCGCGCGACGAAATCTGCGTGACGCTCGCAGGCCGCGCGGCAGAGCTATGGGTGTTCGGCGAAGACGCGGTGACCACCGGCGCCGAGGAAGACCTCAGTAGCGCCACACGCCACGCCGCACGCTACCACCGTCACTGGGCGATGGGAGATCGGCTCTCGCGCACCGACGTCACGCATGATGTGGAGCAGCACGTCAACACCGATGTCGAACGCAGCAATCCGGCCATCGAGGCCACGCTGCAGGCCGAGCTCGCCCGCGCGCAGCAACTGCTGGAAGACGCGCGCAAGCCGTTCGAGCGACTGGTGCAGGCGCTGCTCGACAACGGCTTCGTCGATGCCAAGCAGTTCGCGGCCGTCACCGGCCTCGACCTGCCCGCGCGCAACGATGCGCTCGAGCCTTGGAGCGCCGCATGGCAGCGCTTCGCGGCCAACGACCGGCGAGCGGCCTGA